A part of Saccopteryx bilineata isolate mSacBil1 chromosome 10, mSacBil1_pri_phased_curated, whole genome shotgun sequence genomic DNA contains:
- the LOC136314229 gene encoding small ribosomal subunit protein eS27-like — translation MPLAKDLLHPSPEEEKRKHKKQCLVQSPNSYFMDVKCPGCYKITTVFSYAQTVVLCVGCSTVLCQPTGGKARLTEGCSFRRKQH, via the coding sequence ATGCCTCTTGCTAAGGACCTCCTTCATCCCTCTCcagaagaggagaagaggaaacaCAAGAAGCAGTGCCTGGTGCAGAGCCCCAATTCCTACTTCATGGATGTGAAGTGCCCAGGATGCTATAAAATCACTACCGTCTTTAGCTATGCACAAACAGTAGTTTTGTGTGTTGGCTGCTCCACTGTCCTCTGTCAGCCTACAGGTGGAAAAGCAAGGCTTACAGAAGGATGCTCCTTCAGAAGGAAGCAGCACTAA